A region from the Candidatus Alcyoniella australis genome encodes:
- the gltB gene encoding glutamate synthase large subunit, which produces MTESERIEQLRRTIYDPRDERDACGVGFVVRLDNDARHEVVEQGIQALVNLEHRGAVGGDSATGDGAGLLFKLPDRFLRTAVRQLGFVLPPLGDYGLGMIFAPQDRSTADKCIAALENAADLRGCRVLGRREVPTDLSCLGEDARRTCPRIVQLFLERGSIDPADFERELYIVRRLAEKQIESQNDAGMDGFYVASLSCRTVVYKGLLTASQLPQFYRDLSDPELVSPYVLIHQRYSTNTLPTWALAQPFRYSAHNGEINTLRGNINQQRAREGSLSSKLFGDDLRHVLPALDERGSDSSIFDNMLELLVRTGRNIPHAMMMMIPEAWGPRYIMSADKRAFYEYHSAILEPWDGPAALMFCDDRYIGATLDRNGLRPARYTITSDGLVVMASETGVLDIEPERIARRGQLQPGRMFLIDLQQKRVIPDHEIKSKVSRAKPYRHWLNKNIVELKRLFQPASAPRVSEERMRMLHQAFGYSSEELKLVLNPMASWAQEPVGSMGNDTALSVLADRPQLLFNYFKQLFAQVTNPPIDPLREELVMSLLGWVGGHGNLLEETAEQCRRLKLFHPILTPDDLNLLRMGRMNNLRTADIDMLFNVDDDPNALEQGLERMFADALAAIEDGADLLVLSDWNLNRNKAAIPSLLALAGLHHELIRRGLRNRVSLIVETAEAREVGHFALLVGYGANAVCPYAAMLTITSLVLGGRLERPGLDSDHAVDHYITALKKGLLKTFSRMGISTLRSYCGAQIFEAVGLDQGLIERYFTGTSSRIGGIGLDQIAREALARHQRAFPDNGRTQRLLDCGGNYRYRVGGERHLWTPEAIYKLQHAVRSDDYAVYKQYAELINDQSQGRATLRSMFEFKPGEAVPLDQVEPVESIVKRFVSAAMSFGSLSREAHEALAVAMNRLGGRSNSGEGGEDPARYTPLPNGDSKCSRIKQIASGRFGVTTEYLLNAEELQIKIAQGAKPGEGGQLPGHKVSDEIARVRHTTPGVTLISPPPHHDIYSIEDLAQLIYDLKCVKPGVRVSVKLVSEIGVGTVASGVAKAQADGVLISGSDGGTGASPLTAIMHAGAPWELGLAETQHSLVYNRLRDKVRVQVDGQLKTGRDCVIAALMGAEEFGFGTTALVCLGCVMMRKCHTDTCPVGVATQNPELRGRFAGKPEYVEHFLRFIAQDMRELMSELGFRSVDEMVGRSDHLSFAPALEHHKARGLDLSALLIPAHSDVGTPLRCTSLEPRVATCDFDNDLIASAQPALRSRERVAIEREVRNVHRAVGARLSGELVRLHGPSGLEDGTIDITLNGSAGQSLGAFLAPGINLRVHGDANDYMAKGMSGGRIVLTPHNKTRFRPHENVIVGNVVLYGATGGEVFIAGRSGIRFAVRNSGARAVVEGMSDHGCEYMTGGTVVVLGSTGWNFAAGMSGGVAYVYDENQLFDTRCNLDMVELETVWAGEDVDVLRSMIENHLRYTNSPRAREMLDNWEDRLPLFVKVIPLDYKRAIERIRIDQDFADDSLSATEEVYDA; this is translated from the coding sequence ATGACTGAATCAGAACGGATCGAACAACTGCGGCGTACTATTTACGATCCGCGCGACGAACGTGACGCCTGTGGTGTGGGCTTCGTGGTTAGACTCGACAACGACGCACGCCACGAGGTCGTGGAACAGGGGATTCAGGCCCTGGTCAACCTCGAGCATCGCGGCGCGGTCGGCGGGGACAGCGCCACGGGCGACGGCGCGGGCCTGCTGTTCAAGCTTCCCGACCGGTTTTTGCGCACGGCTGTCCGGCAGCTGGGGTTCGTTCTGCCGCCGTTGGGCGACTACGGACTAGGGATGATCTTCGCGCCGCAGGATCGATCGACGGCCGATAAGTGCATCGCAGCACTGGAAAACGCTGCGGACCTGCGCGGCTGCCGTGTTTTAGGCCGGCGCGAGGTGCCCACCGACCTATCGTGTCTGGGCGAGGACGCCCGACGCACCTGCCCGCGCATCGTGCAACTGTTTCTCGAACGCGGCTCGATCGACCCCGCTGATTTCGAGCGCGAGCTGTACATCGTCCGCCGTCTGGCGGAAAAACAGATCGAATCCCAAAACGATGCGGGCATGGACGGATTCTACGTGGCGAGCCTGTCGTGCCGCACAGTGGTCTACAAGGGGCTGCTAACTGCCTCACAGCTCCCACAGTTCTATCGCGACCTAAGCGACCCCGAGTTGGTCAGCCCCTACGTACTGATCCACCAGCGTTACTCGACCAACACCTTGCCGACCTGGGCCCTGGCACAGCCCTTCCGCTACTCCGCGCACAACGGCGAGATCAACACTCTGCGCGGCAATATCAATCAGCAGCGCGCCCGTGAGGGCTCTTTGAGTTCCAAGCTTTTTGGCGACGATCTGCGCCACGTGCTGCCGGCCCTGGACGAACGCGGCAGCGACTCCTCGATCTTCGATAACATGCTCGAGCTGCTGGTGCGCACCGGGCGCAACATCCCGCACGCGATGATGATGATGATCCCCGAGGCCTGGGGTCCACGTTACATCATGAGCGCCGACAAGCGTGCGTTCTACGAGTATCACTCCGCAATACTCGAACCCTGGGACGGCCCGGCGGCACTGATGTTCTGCGACGACCGCTACATCGGCGCGACGCTGGATCGCAACGGGCTGCGACCGGCGCGCTACACGATCACCAGCGACGGCCTGGTGGTGATGGCCTCCGAGACCGGCGTGCTCGACATCGAGCCCGAACGCATCGCGCGTCGCGGCCAGCTCCAGCCGGGCCGGATGTTCCTGATCGACCTGCAACAAAAACGGGTGATTCCGGATCACGAGATCAAGTCCAAAGTCTCGCGTGCCAAACCCTACCGCCATTGGCTCAACAAGAACATCGTCGAGCTCAAGCGACTGTTCCAGCCGGCCTCTGCGCCGCGCGTGTCCGAGGAGCGGATGCGAATGTTGCACCAGGCCTTCGGCTACAGCTCCGAGGAGCTCAAGCTGGTCCTGAATCCGATGGCCTCCTGGGCCCAGGAGCCGGTGGGCTCGATGGGCAACGACACCGCCCTGTCGGTGCTGGCCGACCGCCCGCAGCTGTTGTTCAACTACTTCAAGCAATTGTTCGCTCAGGTTACCAACCCGCCGATCGACCCGCTGCGCGAGGAGCTGGTGATGTCGCTGCTGGGCTGGGTCGGCGGACACGGCAATCTGCTTGAAGAGACGGCCGAGCAATGCCGTCGACTCAAGCTCTTCCATCCGATTCTCACGCCGGACGATTTGAACCTGCTGCGCATGGGCCGGATGAACAACCTGCGTACCGCTGACATCGACATGTTGTTCAACGTGGACGATGACCCGAACGCTCTGGAGCAAGGACTGGAACGGATGTTCGCCGACGCTCTGGCAGCGATCGAGGACGGCGCGGACCTGCTGGTTCTCAGCGACTGGAACCTCAACCGCAATAAGGCGGCAATTCCCTCGCTGCTGGCCCTAGCCGGGCTGCATCATGAACTGATCCGCCGCGGGCTGCGCAACCGGGTCAGCCTGATCGTCGAGACCGCCGAGGCGCGCGAGGTCGGTCACTTCGCCCTGCTCGTCGGCTACGGCGCCAATGCCGTGTGCCCCTATGCGGCAATGCTGACGATCACCTCGCTGGTGCTCGGAGGCAGGCTCGAGCGGCCGGGGCTGGACTCGGACCACGCGGTGGATCACTACATCACTGCGTTAAAGAAGGGTCTGCTCAAGACCTTCAGCCGGATGGGCATCTCCACACTGCGTTCCTATTGCGGAGCGCAGATTTTCGAGGCCGTGGGTCTTGATCAAGGATTGATCGAACGCTATTTCACCGGCACCTCCTCGCGCATCGGCGGCATCGGTTTGGATCAGATCGCACGGGAAGCCCTGGCCCGCCATCAACGAGCGTTCCCGGACAACGGCCGGACGCAGAGGCTGCTCGACTGCGGGGGCAACTACCGCTATCGCGTGGGAGGCGAACGCCACCTGTGGACCCCGGAGGCGATCTACAAGCTGCAGCACGCCGTGCGCAGCGACGACTACGCTGTCTATAAGCAGTACGCCGAGCTGATCAACGACCAGTCACAGGGCCGCGCCACACTACGCAGCATGTTCGAATTCAAGCCCGGCGAAGCAGTGCCGCTGGACCAGGTCGAGCCGGTCGAGTCGATAGTCAAACGCTTCGTCTCGGCTGCGATGTCGTTTGGCAGCCTCAGCCGCGAGGCGCACGAGGCTCTGGCCGTGGCGATGAACCGCTTGGGCGGTCGCAGCAATTCCGGCGAGGGGGGCGAGGACCCGGCGCGCTACACGCCGCTGCCCAACGGCGACAGCAAGTGCTCAAGGATCAAGCAGATCGCCTCGGGCCGCTTTGGCGTAACAACCGAATACCTGCTCAACGCCGAGGAACTGCAGATTAAAATCGCTCAGGGCGCCAAACCCGGTGAGGGCGGACAGCTGCCAGGGCACAAAGTCAGCGATGAAATTGCACGTGTGCGTCACACTACCCCCGGCGTGACCCTGATCTCGCCTCCTCCGCACCACGACATCTACTCGATCGAGGATCTGGCTCAGCTGATCTACGACCTTAAATGCGTCAAGCCCGGCGTGCGCGTCTCGGTCAAGCTGGTTTCCGAGATCGGCGTGGGCACAGTGGCCTCGGGCGTGGCCAAAGCCCAGGCCGACGGGGTGCTGATCTCCGGCTCGGACGGCGGCACCGGCGCCTCGCCGCTGACCGCGATTATGCACGCCGGCGCTCCGTGGGAGCTCGGCTTGGCCGAAACCCAACACTCGCTGGTGTACAACCGCCTGCGCGATAAGGTGCGCGTCCAGGTCGACGGTCAGCTCAAGACCGGCCGCGACTGCGTTATCGCCGCACTGATGGGCGCCGAAGAGTTCGGTTTCGGCACAACTGCGCTGGTCTGCCTGGGCTGCGTAATGATGCGTAAGTGCCACACCGATACGTGTCCGGTTGGCGTGGCCACGCAGAACCCGGAGCTGCGCGGTCGTTTCGCAGGCAAACCTGAGTACGTCGAACATTTCCTACGCTTCATCGCCCAAGATATGCGCGAGCTGATGAGCGAGCTGGGCTTCCGCAGCGTCGACGAGATGGTCGGTCGCAGCGACCATCTGAGCTTTGCCCCGGCGCTGGAGCACCACAAGGCGCGCGGTCTGGACCTCAGCGCCCTGCTGATCCCAGCCCACTCCGACGTCGGTACGCCGCTGCGCTGCACCAGCCTCGAGCCGCGCGTTGCGACCTGCGATTTCGACAACGATTTGATCGCTTCGGCTCAACCGGCGTTGCGATCGCGCGAGCGCGTGGCCATCGAACGCGAAGTACGCAACGTACACCGCGCGGTTGGCGCACGGCTTTCCGGAGAGCTGGTCCGGCTGCACGGCCCATCGGGCCTTGAGGACGGCACGATCGATATAACGCTCAACGGTTCCGCCGGGCAGAGCTTGGGCGCGTTTCTTGCCCCGGGGATCAACCTGCGAGTCCACGGCGACGCCAACGACTACATGGCCAAGGGGATGTCCGGCGGCCGGATCGTGCTCACTCCGCATAACAAGACCCGCTTCCGCCCGCACGAGAACGTGATCGTCGGCAACGTAGTGCTCTACGGAGCCACGGGCGGAGAGGTTTTCATCGCGGGAAGGTCCGGAATACGCTTTGCCGTTCGCAACTCCGGCGCACGTGCAGTCGTCGAAGGTATGAGCGACCACGGCTGCGAATACATGACCGGCGGGACCGTGGTCGTGCTGGGCTCCACCGGCTGGAACTTCGCCGCCGGAATGAGCGGGGGCGTGGCCTACGTCTACGACGAAAACCAACTGTTCGACACGCGCTGCAACTTGGATATGGTCGAGCTCGAGACCGTCTGGGCCGGAGAAGACGTGGATGTGTTGCGCTCGATGATCGAAAACCATCTGCGCTATACCAACAGCCCACGCGCACGGGAGATGCTCGATAACTGGGAGGACCGCCTGCCGCTGTTCGTCAAGGTGATCCCGTTGGACTACAAGCGGGCCATCGAGCGCATCCGCATCGACCAGGACTTTGCCGACGACTCGCTGTCCGCCACCGAGGAGGTTTACGATGCGTAA
- a CDS encoding glutamate synthase subunit beta, with protein MRKSSDGFLRYERRDAPKRPVDQRLGDCAEIELDLPSDQLVQQAERCMDCGIPFCHSYGCPVNNRVPEFIELAHQGFWRDALELLHSTDNFPEITGRVCPAPCETACTLGINQPPVTIRQIELRIVERGFDEGWIKPEPALERTGRKIAIIGSGPAGLAASQQLARLGHSVTLFERQDRIGGLMRYGIPDFKLDKKVLDRRLKQLAAEGVIFETGVDVGVDISANYLDRSFDAVLLTVGSGVPRDLPLPERDAAGIHFAMEFLCQQNHLVSGNDLSGQQRLSAEGKNVVVIGGGDTGSDCIGTANRQHTASVTQIELLPRPPQQRPAENPWPTWPQVLRSSSSHEEGCERMWSIGTKRFIVEQERVSGLSCVRLEWSVAEDGRRTFREIPGSEFQIKAELVLLAMGFVHPEQGPLVHHWALTLDQAGNIAVDQQMSSSRPGVFVAGDAARGASLIVHAIDSGRRAAAAIDEYLG; from the coding sequence ATGCGTAAATCCTCCGATGGCTTCCTGCGCTACGAGCGTCGCGATGCGCCCAAGCGGCCGGTCGATCAGCGGCTGGGCGATTGCGCCGAGATCGAGCTCGACCTGCCTTCGGATCAGCTCGTGCAACAGGCGGAGCGCTGCATGGACTGCGGCATTCCTTTCTGTCACAGCTACGGCTGTCCGGTAAACAACAGGGTTCCCGAGTTCATCGAATTGGCGCACCAGGGCTTCTGGCGCGACGCGCTGGAGCTGCTGCACTCGACCGACAACTTCCCGGAAATCACCGGCCGGGTCTGCCCCGCGCCTTGCGAGACCGCCTGCACCCTGGGAATCAACCAGCCGCCGGTGACCATCCGCCAGATCGAACTGCGGATAGTGGAACGCGGATTTGACGAAGGTTGGATCAAGCCCGAGCCCGCGCTGGAGCGCACTGGCCGCAAGATCGCGATCATCGGCTCGGGACCGGCCGGGCTGGCCGCTTCGCAACAACTGGCTCGTCTGGGACACAGCGTAACGTTGTTCGAACGCCAGGACCGCATCGGCGGGCTGATGCGCTACGGTATTCCCGACTTCAAGCTCGACAAAAAGGTGCTCGACCGCCGACTGAAACAGCTCGCCGCCGAGGGAGTGATCTTCGAGACCGGCGTGGACGTGGGGGTCGACATCTCGGCCAATTACCTTGATCGCAGTTTCGACGCCGTACTGCTCACCGTGGGCAGCGGGGTGCCGCGCGATCTGCCACTGCCCGAACGCGACGCCGCGGGCATCCACTTCGCCATGGAGTTCCTCTGCCAACAAAATCATCTTGTGTCCGGCAACGACCTTTCCGGCCAACAGCGCCTGAGCGCCGAGGGCAAGAACGTCGTGGTGATCGGCGGCGGCGATACCGGATCGGACTGTATCGGTACGGCCAACCGCCAGCACACCGCGTCGGTGACTCAAATCGAATTGCTGCCCCGTCCGCCGCAGCAGCGTCCTGCTGAAAACCCATGGCCGACCTGGCCACAGGTGTTGCGCAGTTCCAGCTCCCACGAGGAGGGTTGCGAGCGGATGTGGTCGATCGGCACCAAGCGCTTCATCGTCGAACAGGAACGGGTCAGCGGACTGAGCTGCGTACGCCTCGAATGGAGCGTCGCGGAAGACGGCCGCCGGACCTTCCGCGAGATCCCCGGCAGCGAGTTCCAGATCAAGGCCGAGCTGGTACTGCTAGCCATGGGCTTCGTACATCCGGAGCAAGGTCCGCTGGTCCACCACTGGGCTCTTACGCTGGACCAGGCCGGCAACATCGCCGTTGACCAGCAGATGAGCAGCTCGCGT